The Lepeophtheirus salmonis chromosome 1, UVic_Lsal_1.4, whole genome shotgun sequence genome has a segment encoding these proteins:
- the LOC121129908 gene encoding UDP-N-acetylglucosamine transporter TMEM241 isoform X1, with amino-acid sequence MIVTCLLRTDTSIIFFERITFYLKMIKDHFRTAFTISVLQTTTWFCNKYVLTELGFKYPMVFQGWQTLVGFIVLRMWTSSYLPLNLRLKKSITPLDKPGFVSLFPFFLFFTASLITGSKALSVISITEFAVGCTFVPAGIFLISERKNFCVQQVASVIVTTTSLIFGVYGFFFRTTEDGFYSPYFWLLIHIVCLLAASLHSRICDARYMAIDRLYYGYVFSFIVLAPASIYLEEAFEALNFQHRRQMSFLLGSLVSGVSGAGLNAYICNFCKSPPSGIIAHVGTMVCVVGSWIVFSQAQLPNWAWILVAVNLVSHLLVPTYYGSEDEDEASHSGDDELDKEVLLA; translated from the exons ATGATCGTGACGTGTCTTTTAAGAACTGATACT agtataattttttttgaaagaatcaCATTTTATCTCAAGATGATTAAGGATCATTTTCGAACTGCTTTCACTATTTCAGTCCTACAG ACAACAACATGGTTCTGCAACAAATATGTTCTGACAGAGCTGGGATTCAAATATCCCATGGTTTTTCAAGGGTGGCAAACCCTTGTTGGATTCATAGTCCTCAGGATGTGGACGTCCTCTTACTTGCCCTTGAATTTGAGACTCAAAAAGTCTATTACGCCCCTTGACAAACCTGGCTTTGTGTCCTTATTTCCATTCTTCTTATTCTTTACGGCTTCACTCATTACAGGTTCCAAAGCACTGAGTGTTATATCTATTACAGAATTTGCTGTTGGCTGTACGTTCGTACCGGCAG GGATATTTCTCATATCTGAACGGAAAAACTTCTGTGTGCAGCAAGTTGCTTCAGTTATTGTTACCACGACGAGTCTCATATTTGGAGTGTATGGTTTTTTCTTCCGAACAACTGAAGATGGGTTCTACTCGCCCTACTTTTGGCTATTGATTCATATAGTATGCCTTTTGGCTGCATCCCTTCATAGCCGAATCTGTGATGCTCGATACATGGCAATTGATAGATTATACTATGGATATGTTTTTAGTTTTATAGTATTAGCCCCAGCATCTATATATTTGGAAGAAGCCTTTGAAGCCCTCAACTTTCAACATAGAAGACAAATGAGTTTTCTTTTGGGATCACTTGTCAGTGGTGTGAGCGGCGCTGGATTGAATGCTTACATCTGTAATTTCTGTAAATCTCCACCTTCTGGGATCATTGCGCATGTCGGAACTATGGTTTGTGTAGTTGGGTCCTGGATCGTCTTTTCACAAGCTCAACTTCCTAATTGGGCATGGATCCTTGTTGCAGTGAATCTTGTTTCACATTTGCTTGTTCCTACGTATTATGGTTCAGAGGATGAGGACGAAGCGTCTCATTCAGGAGACGATGAACTTGACAAGGAAGTTCTACTCGCTTAG
- the LOC121129930 gene encoding uncharacterized protein, protein MWDDSSENDLLLRVQDPILGSTSRDNSHSEELVDLQNAASCQHSLEESPFKAIQEKEWDLDELLENESIKGFSLENDKDTINTSVNIPFNAPLHLLKKSWVESNKTRARIPLKSIDINKENIHFHGSKTLLRKPKVQYLINDTSSGLRLPRRKTLNILKKQRLKEGTTEDQSSSLSTLAFLDSRKTEMVEKRSRAFCWKARTSHEL, encoded by the exons ATGTGGGATGACAGTTCCGAAAATGACCTTTTACTACGAGTTCAGGACCCCATCTTAGGCTCCACTAGTCGTGACAACAGTCATTCAGAAGAATTGGTGGACCTTCAAAATGCAGCAAGTTGCCAGCATTCACTCGAAGAAAGTCCTTTCAAGGCTATACAAGAGAAGGAGTGGGACTTGGATGAATTACTTGAAAACGAGTCCATCAAAGGTTTTTCCTTAGAGAATGACAAAGACACAATCAATACTTCTGTGAATATACCATTCAATGCTCCTCTTCACCTACTAAAAAAATCCTGGgttgaatcaaataaaacaaGAGCACGGATCCCACTCAAAAGTATCGATATCAATAAGGAAAATATTCACTTCCACGGATCCAAAA ctTTGCTTCGAAAGCCAAAGGTACAATACTTGATCAATGACACTTCCAGTGGGCTTCGCCTTCCAAGGAGAAAAACTCTGAATATTCTGAAGAAACAGCGCTTAAAAGAAGGCACAACAGAAGATCAAAGCTCTTCTTTATCCACTCTTGCGTTCTTAGATTCAAGAAAAACAGAAATGGTGGAAAAGAGATCCCGAGCCTTCTGCTGGAAAGCAAGAACTTCTCATGAGCTATGA
- the LOC121129908 gene encoding UDP-N-acetylglucosamine transporter TMEM241 isoform X2, producing MIKDHFRTAFTISVLQTTTWFCNKYVLTELGFKYPMVFQGWQTLVGFIVLRMWTSSYLPLNLRLKKSITPLDKPGFVSLFPFFLFFTASLITGSKALSVISITEFAVGCTFVPAGIFLISERKNFCVQQVASVIVTTTSLIFGVYGFFFRTTEDGFYSPYFWLLIHIVCLLAASLHSRICDARYMAIDRLYYGYVFSFIVLAPASIYLEEAFEALNFQHRRQMSFLLGSLVSGVSGAGLNAYICNFCKSPPSGIIAHVGTMVCVVGSWIVFSQAQLPNWAWILVAVNLVSHLLVPTYYGSEDEDEASHSGDDELDKEVLLA from the exons ATGATTAAGGATCATTTTCGAACTGCTTTCACTATTTCAGTCCTACAG ACAACAACATGGTTCTGCAACAAATATGTTCTGACAGAGCTGGGATTCAAATATCCCATGGTTTTTCAAGGGTGGCAAACCCTTGTTGGATTCATAGTCCTCAGGATGTGGACGTCCTCTTACTTGCCCTTGAATTTGAGACTCAAAAAGTCTATTACGCCCCTTGACAAACCTGGCTTTGTGTCCTTATTTCCATTCTTCTTATTCTTTACGGCTTCACTCATTACAGGTTCCAAAGCACTGAGTGTTATATCTATTACAGAATTTGCTGTTGGCTGTACGTTCGTACCGGCAG GGATATTTCTCATATCTGAACGGAAAAACTTCTGTGTGCAGCAAGTTGCTTCAGTTATTGTTACCACGACGAGTCTCATATTTGGAGTGTATGGTTTTTTCTTCCGAACAACTGAAGATGGGTTCTACTCGCCCTACTTTTGGCTATTGATTCATATAGTATGCCTTTTGGCTGCATCCCTTCATAGCCGAATCTGTGATGCTCGATACATGGCAATTGATAGATTATACTATGGATATGTTTTTAGTTTTATAGTATTAGCCCCAGCATCTATATATTTGGAAGAAGCCTTTGAAGCCCTCAACTTTCAACATAGAAGACAAATGAGTTTTCTTTTGGGATCACTTGTCAGTGGTGTGAGCGGCGCTGGATTGAATGCTTACATCTGTAATTTCTGTAAATCTCCACCTTCTGGGATCATTGCGCATGTCGGAACTATGGTTTGTGTAGTTGGGTCCTGGATCGTCTTTTCACAAGCTCAACTTCCTAATTGGGCATGGATCCTTGTTGCAGTGAATCTTGTTTCACATTTGCTTGTTCCTACGTATTATGGTTCAGAGGATGAGGACGAAGCGTCTCATTCAGGAGACGATGAACTTGACAAGGAAGTTCTACTCGCTTAG